One Malus domestica chromosome 11, GDT2T_hap1 genomic region harbors:
- the LOC103420469 gene encoding protein PLASTID TRANSCRIPTIONALLY ACTIVE 16, chloroplastic — protein sequence MAATLTSNSFLLTSTPNSRATTRKNARLSVFAKRGGPLSAFRFGKSGDNGSVSDEGQADDSTNSSSFRLDFGKIPDVKALIPVVSRPSLGLSFGNQRAKDPGTVFVAGATGQAGVRIAQALLREGFSVRAGVPELGAAQELARVASKYKIISNEESKRLNAVESVFQDAESIAKAIGNASKAVVTIGPAENGPTTEVTPFDALQVVQAAQLAGVGHVAIVYDGNSVGTSTYNVLDGISLFFNNLFSRSQPLSVSEFLQKVIEMDVSYTFIKTSLTEDFSPESSYNIVVSAEGSRAANDYKVAKSQIAALVADVFSNTSVAENKVVEVYTDPSAPLRPVDQLFSTIPEDERRKAYAIMVAKAKAEEEAIIAAERAREAAEATKKLEEEVKKLTEQEARSTNLAEDAQVKAEAAGASIDSLLNKAKNIGMGMSWKKFSTQVADTVQNSETPKVQIATVRGQAKARTLSPQKAVSKPVTTPKPASLKRKEQPKPKAKQTDEKKEVRKVFGGLFTQETVYVDEE from the exons ATGGCTGCAACTCTCACTTCCAATTCCTTTCTTCTAACCTCCACGCCCAACTCGAGAGCAACAACCCGTAAGAACGCGAGGCTCTCGGTCTTCGCCAAGAGGGGAGGACCCTTGTCTGCATTTCGGTTTGGCAAGTCCGGGGACAATGGTTCAGTGTCGGACGAAGGCCAAGCTGATGACTCCACCAATTCCAGCTCTTTCCGGTTAGATTTCGGAAAAATTCCCGATGTAAAGGCTTTGATCCCTGTTGTGAGTCGGCCTTCTTTAGGCCTGTCGTTTGGGAACCAAAGAGCCAAGGACCCTGGAACTGTGTTCGTTGCTGGCGCAACCGGGCAGGCAGGGGTTCGGATAGCGCAGGCCCTTCTGCGCGAAGGTTTTAGCGTACGGGCTGGTGTGCCTGAGCTTGGTGCTGCTCAGGAGTTGGCTCGAGTTGCTTCTAAATACAAG ATCATATCAAATGAAGAATCAAAACGCCTCAACGCGGTTGAATCCGTCTTCCAAGATGCTGAATCCATTGCCAAGGCCATTGGAAACGCCAGCAAAGCCGTTGTCACCATTGGCCCTGCCGAGAATGGTCCAACGACGGAAGTCACCCCATTCGACGCCTTGCAAGTGGTCCAAGCTGCCCAACTGGCCGGCGTTGGCCATGTGGCGATAGTCTATGATGGGAACTCAGTGGGAACGTCAACGTACAATGTACTAGATGGCATATCCTTATTCTTCAACAACCTCTTCTCACGATCTCAGCCGTTGTCAGTCTCTGAGTTTTTGCAAAAAGTCATCGAAATGGACGTTAGCTACACGTTTATAAAGACAAGTTTGACGGAAGATTTTTCGCCGGAGAGCTCTTATAACATTGTTGTGTCAGCTGAAGGAAGCAGAGCTGCAAACGACTACAAA GTAGCCAAGTCTCAGATTGCAGCTCTGGTGGCAGATGTTTTCTCGAACACTTCTGTGGCGGAAAATAAG GTTGTGGAAGTATATACCGATCCATCCGCACCTTTGAGGCCTGTAGATCAGCTTTTCAG TACCATCCCTGAGGATGAAAGAAGGAAAGCTTATGCAATAATGGTTGCGAAGGCCAAGGCGGAAGAAGAGGCAATAATAGCTGCTGAGAGAGCCCGCGAAGCAGCTGAGGCGACGAAGAAACTTGAAGAAGAGGTAAAAAAGCTGACCGAGCAAGAAGCTCGCTCCACGAATTTAGCTGAAGACGCTCAAGTGAAGGCTGAGGCTGCAGGGGCCTCAATAGATAGCCTTTTGAACAAGGCAAAAAACATTGGCATGGGGATGTCGTGGAAAAAGTTTAGCACACAAGTTGCGGACACAGTTCAAAACTCAGAGACGCCAAAAGTGCAGATTGCGACCGTCAGAGGACAGGCAAAGGCTAGGACTTTATCTCCGCAGAAAGCGGTTTCCAAGCCAGTTACAACTCCCAAACCAGCTTCTTTGAAGCGTAAGGAGCAGCCAAAGCCTAAAGCTAAACAAACAGATGAGAAGAAAGAAGTGAGGAAGGTGTTCGGGGGCTTGTTTACGCAGGAAACTGTGTATGTTGACGAAGAGTGA
- the LOC103447689 gene encoding uncharacterized protein isoform X3 — MSGGFFRGTSADQDTRFSNKQAKLMKSQKFAPELEHLVDITKVSMDVMRPWIANRVTELLGFEDEVLINFIYGLLEGKVVNGKEIQISLTGFMEKNTVKFMKELWTLLISAQNNASGVPQQFLDAKQEEARKKKEEADRFASEIQRKKEKERIDQQEILKKMEEGADKKANSAALEPSTKHMSPRDSNDCYEDERGAEKRIGVKARNKVSRSPNSENSSLSPRERHRSRSISKSPKALRRSISSDRSDRSPPRRPITTVQRHSPEGSTSPRGRSRNSRQRSRSNSQQRSPSPYRRRVRSPYWRRPSPVRRRRSPSPVRRRRSPSPVRRRRSPSPVRRRRSPSPVRRRRSPSPVRRRRSPSPVRRRRSPSPVRRPRSPSPVRRPRSPSPVRRPRSPSPVRRRRSPSPLRRRRSRSPVRRRSPSPVRRAYRRSPLNTRNRYVSPLQHRSPVRSRRSPTPPHRSPSLHDRSSSPIQHGSPSLIRRTSKLQRSPSQSPQERTRSREKISPVPRQSSSYGSLQRELKNGNDSRKRAPDLSPSPVRSRLLSESPPGVRSDSEEKRLSSPDESPVRRPREQMTHDVSSGPPRKPREQQLRRGSPDISEDKLIASPAKVRNKEEYSRNRLDNKDLRNKEQEMKSGKSSGRVVPESPDQQQAPTIYKDSLRGEMQNPDEGRKSDEKNRSHSKNSKDSDRHRKTGSVHSSIEKVDHSNRSGIVDSGSEESEKCRGGEKGKRKNKRSERQEVTSDDDYSNDSEIDERKDAKRRKKEEKRSRKEKKRRRREERRRRKEERRAGKMKGKNYSDASASDGEHVGRRELHSNDNEEKEDGQKKLEIELRKKALESLKAKKGISH, encoded by the exons ATGTCTGGTGGGTTTTTCAGG GGTACGTCCGCTGATCAGGACACTAGGTTTTCCAATAAGCAAGCGAAGCTGATGAAATCTCAGAAATTTGCACCTGAATTGGAACATTTG GTCGATATAACGAAGGTGAGTATGGATGTTATGCGCCCGTGGATTGCTAATCGAGTAACGGAGCTTCTCGGATTCGAAGATGAAGTTCTCATCAACTTTATCTATGGTCTTTTGGAAGGAAAG GTGGTGAATGGGAAGGAGATTCAAATCTCGCTTACTGGATTTATGGAGAAAAACACTGTGAAGTTTATGAAAGAGCTTTGGACGCTGCTTATCAGTGCGCAGAACAATGCTAGTGGCGTTCCTCAACAGTTTTTAGATGCCAAACAAGAAGAAGCACGGAAAAAGAAG GAGGAGGCAGACAGGTTTGCAAGTGAAAttcagagaaagaaagagaaggagagGATAGATCAACAAGAGATATTGAAGAAGATG GAAGAAGGGGCTGACAAGAAAGCAAACAGTGCTGCATTGGAGCCAAGCACAAAGCATATGTCGCCAAGGGATTCAAATGATTGTTATGAGGATGAAAGAGGAGCTGAAAAGAGGATTGGTGTGAAGGCAAGGAACAA GGTTTCCAGATCTCCAAATTCTGAAAATTCATCTTTGTCTCCTCG TGAAAGACACCGATCAAGAAGTATTTCCAAGTCACCAAAAGCATTGAGACGATCCATTTCTTCTGATAGGAGTGATCGCTCTCCACCTAGACGGCCTATTACAACTGTTCAGAGGCATTCGCCAGAGGGATCAACCTCCCCAAGAGGAAGATCACGTAATTCCAGGCAAAGATCTAGATCAAATTCCCAACAAAGATCACCCTCTCCGTATCGGCGTAGAGTACGTTCTCCATATTGGCGTAGACCTTCACCTGTCCGGCGCCGCAGATCACCATCACCTGTCCGGCGCCGCAGATCACCATCGCCAGTCCGGCGCCGCAGATCACCATCGCCAGTCCGGCGCCGCAGATCACCTTCGCCAGTCCGGCGCCGTAGATCACCTTCGCCAGTCCGGCGCCGCAGATCACCCTCGCCAGTCCGGCGCCGCAGATCACCCTCGCCTGTTCGACGTCCCAGATCACCCTCGCCTGTGCGACGTCCCAGATCACCCTCACCTGTCCGACGTCCCAGATCACCCTCACCTGTGCGGCGTCGCAGGTCGCCCTCTCCTTTGCGACGTCGCAGATCTCGCTCACCTGTGCGTCGCAGATCACCCTCACCTGTACGACGGGCGTATCGAAGATCCCCATTGAATACACGGAACAGGTATGTGTCTCCCTTGCAACATAGGTCACCAGTTCGCAGCAGGAGGTCACCAACTCCTCCGCATAGGTCTCCGTCTCTGCATGATCGAAGTTCATCTCCTATTCAACATGGTTCCCCCTCGCTAATCAGGAGAACATCAAAGCTTCAGAGATCTCCCTCACAATCTCCTCAAGAAAGAACCAG GTCCCGTGAAAAAATTTCTCCTGTGCCACGCCAGTCTAGCTCGTATGGGTCATTGCAGAGGGAATTAAAGAATGGGAATGATTCGCGTAAAAGAGCACCAGATTTGTCGCCATCACCAGTGAGGTCTCGTTTACTCTCAGAATCTCCACCAGGCGTAAGAAGTGATAGTGAAGAAAAGAG ATTATCTAGCCCAGATGAGAGTCCAGTTAGACGACCAAGGGAGCAAATGACTCATGATGTTAGCTCAGGTCCTCCAAGGAAACCAAGAGAACAACAACTTCGTCGTGGAAGTCCAGACATAAGTGAAGA TAAGCTGATAGCCTCTCCTGCTAAGGTTCGTAACAAGGAAGAGTACTCTCGAAACCGTCTGGATAACAAGGACTTAAGAAACAAGGAGCAGGAGATGAAGAG TGGCAAATCTTCTGGGAGGGTGGTTCCTGAAAGTCCTGATCAACAACAGGCTCCAACCATATATAAGGACTCTCTACGTGGTGAGATGCAAAATCCCGATGAGGGTAGAAAGTCTGATGAAAAGAACCGTTCTCATTCAAAAAATTCCAAGGACAGTGATCGGCATCGCAAAACTGGATCTGTGCACTCATCCATTGAAAAGGTTGATCATAGTAATCGAAGTGGTATTGTTGATTCTGGTTCCGAGGAAAGTGAAAAATGCAGAGGTGgggaaaagggaaaaagaaagaataagaGATCAGAGAGGCAAGAAGTTACTTCAGATGATGATTACAGCAATGATTCTGAAATAGATGAGAGGAAGGATGctaaaaggagaaagaaagaggaaaagagatcaaggaaggagaagaagcgcCGAAGACGTGAGGAGCGACGTCGCAGAAAAGAAGAACGTCGTGCAGGGAAGATGAAGGGGAAGAATTACAGTGATGCTTCTGCTTCAGATGGTGAACATGTAGGCAGGAGGGAGCTTCATTCAAATGACAATGAAGAGAAGGAGGATGGTCAGAAGAAACTTGAGATTGAGTTACGCAAGAAGGCTCTTGAATCACTTAAAGCAAAAAAGGGCATTAGTCACTAA
- the LOC103447689 gene encoding uncharacterized protein isoform X2: MSGGFFRGTSADQDTRFSNKQAKLMKSQKFAPELEHLVDITKVSMDVMRPWIANRVTELLGFEDEVLINFIYGLLEGKVVNGKEIQISLTGFMEKNTVKFMKELWTLLISAQNNASGVPQQFLDAKQEEARKKKEEADRFASEIQRKKEKERIDQQEILKKMEEGADKKANSAALEPSTKHMSPRDSNDCYEDERGAEKRIGVKARNKVSRSPNSENSSLSPRERHRSRSISKSPKALRRSISSDRSDRSPPRRPITTVQRHSPEGSTSPRGRSRNSRQRSRSNSQQRSPSPYRRRVRSPYWRRPSPVRRRRSPSPVRRRRSPSPVRRRRSPSPVRRRRSPSPVRRRRSPSPVRRRRSPSPVRRRRSPSPVRRPRSPSPVRRPRSPSPVRRPRSPSPVRRRRSPSPLRRRRSRSPVRRRSPSPVRRAYRRSPLNTRNRYVSPLQHRSPVRSRRSPTPPHRSPSLHDRSSSPIQHGSPSLIRRTSKLQRSPSQSPQERTRSREKISPVPRQSSSYGSLQRELKNGNDSRKRAPDLSPSPVRSRLLSESPPGVRSDSEEKRRLSSPDESPVRRPREQMTHDVSSGPPRKPREQQLRRGSPDISEDKLIASPAKVRNKEEYSRNRLDNKDLRNKEQEMKSGKSSGRVVPESPDQQQAPTIYKDSLRGEMQNPDEGRKSDEKNRSHSKNSKDSDRHRKTGSVHSSIEKVDHSNRSGIVDSGSEESEKCRGGEKGKRKNKRSERQEVTSDDDYSNDSEIDERKDAKRRKKEEKRSRKEKKRRRREERRRRKEERRAGKMKGKNYSDASASDGEHVGRRELHSNDNEEKEDGQKKLEIELRKKALESLKAKKGISH, from the exons ATGTCTGGTGGGTTTTTCAGG GGTACGTCCGCTGATCAGGACACTAGGTTTTCCAATAAGCAAGCGAAGCTGATGAAATCTCAGAAATTTGCACCTGAATTGGAACATTTG GTCGATATAACGAAGGTGAGTATGGATGTTATGCGCCCGTGGATTGCTAATCGAGTAACGGAGCTTCTCGGATTCGAAGATGAAGTTCTCATCAACTTTATCTATGGTCTTTTGGAAGGAAAG GTGGTGAATGGGAAGGAGATTCAAATCTCGCTTACTGGATTTATGGAGAAAAACACTGTGAAGTTTATGAAAGAGCTTTGGACGCTGCTTATCAGTGCGCAGAACAATGCTAGTGGCGTTCCTCAACAGTTTTTAGATGCCAAACAAGAAGAAGCACGGAAAAAGAAG GAGGAGGCAGACAGGTTTGCAAGTGAAAttcagagaaagaaagagaaggagagGATAGATCAACAAGAGATATTGAAGAAGATG GAAGAAGGGGCTGACAAGAAAGCAAACAGTGCTGCATTGGAGCCAAGCACAAAGCATATGTCGCCAAGGGATTCAAATGATTGTTATGAGGATGAAAGAGGAGCTGAAAAGAGGATTGGTGTGAAGGCAAGGAACAA GGTTTCCAGATCTCCAAATTCTGAAAATTCATCTTTGTCTCCTCG TGAAAGACACCGATCAAGAAGTATTTCCAAGTCACCAAAAGCATTGAGACGATCCATTTCTTCTGATAGGAGTGATCGCTCTCCACCTAGACGGCCTATTACAACTGTTCAGAGGCATTCGCCAGAGGGATCAACCTCCCCAAGAGGAAGATCACGTAATTCCAGGCAAAGATCTAGATCAAATTCCCAACAAAGATCACCCTCTCCGTATCGGCGTAGAGTACGTTCTCCATATTGGCGTAGACCTTCACCTGTCCGGCGCCGCAGATCACCATCACCTGTCCGGCGCCGCAGATCACCATCGCCAGTCCGGCGCCGCAGATCACCATCGCCAGTCCGGCGCCGCAGATCACCTTCGCCAGTCCGGCGCCGTAGATCACCTTCGCCAGTCCGGCGCCGCAGATCACCCTCGCCAGTCCGGCGCCGCAGATCACCCTCGCCTGTTCGACGTCCCAGATCACCCTCGCCTGTGCGACGTCCCAGATCACCCTCACCTGTCCGACGTCCCAGATCACCCTCACCTGTGCGGCGTCGCAGGTCGCCCTCTCCTTTGCGACGTCGCAGATCTCGCTCACCTGTGCGTCGCAGATCACCCTCACCTGTACGACGGGCGTATCGAAGATCCCCATTGAATACACGGAACAGGTATGTGTCTCCCTTGCAACATAGGTCACCAGTTCGCAGCAGGAGGTCACCAACTCCTCCGCATAGGTCTCCGTCTCTGCATGATCGAAGTTCATCTCCTATTCAACATGGTTCCCCCTCGCTAATCAGGAGAACATCAAAGCTTCAGAGATCTCCCTCACAATCTCCTCAAGAAAGAACCAG GTCCCGTGAAAAAATTTCTCCTGTGCCACGCCAGTCTAGCTCGTATGGGTCATTGCAGAGGGAATTAAAGAATGGGAATGATTCGCGTAAAAGAGCACCAGATTTGTCGCCATCACCAGTGAGGTCTCGTTTACTCTCAGAATCTCCACCAGGCGTAAGAAGTGATAGTGAAGAAAAGAG AAGATTATCTAGCCCAGATGAGAGTCCAGTTAGACGACCAAGGGAGCAAATGACTCATGATGTTAGCTCAGGTCCTCCAAGGAAACCAAGAGAACAACAACTTCGTCGTGGAAGTCCAGACATAAGTGAAGA TAAGCTGATAGCCTCTCCTGCTAAGGTTCGTAACAAGGAAGAGTACTCTCGAAACCGTCTGGATAACAAGGACTTAAGAAACAAGGAGCAGGAGATGAAGAG TGGCAAATCTTCTGGGAGGGTGGTTCCTGAAAGTCCTGATCAACAACAGGCTCCAACCATATATAAGGACTCTCTACGTGGTGAGATGCAAAATCCCGATGAGGGTAGAAAGTCTGATGAAAAGAACCGTTCTCATTCAAAAAATTCCAAGGACAGTGATCGGCATCGCAAAACTGGATCTGTGCACTCATCCATTGAAAAGGTTGATCATAGTAATCGAAGTGGTATTGTTGATTCTGGTTCCGAGGAAAGTGAAAAATGCAGAGGTGgggaaaagggaaaaagaaagaataagaGATCAGAGAGGCAAGAAGTTACTTCAGATGATGATTACAGCAATGATTCTGAAATAGATGAGAGGAAGGATGctaaaaggagaaagaaagaggaaaagagatcaaggaaggagaagaagcgcCGAAGACGTGAGGAGCGACGTCGCAGAAAAGAAGAACGTCGTGCAGGGAAGATGAAGGGGAAGAATTACAGTGATGCTTCTGCTTCAGATGGTGAACATGTAGGCAGGAGGGAGCTTCATTCAAATGACAATGAAGAGAAGGAGGATGGTCAGAAGAAACTTGAGATTGAGTTACGCAAGAAGGCTCTTGAATCACTTAAAGCAAAAAAGGGCATTAGTCACTAA
- the LOC103447689 gene encoding uncharacterized protein isoform X1: MSGGFFRGTSADQDTRFSNKQAKLMKSQKFAPELEHLVDITKVSMDVMRPWIANRVTELLGFEDEVLINFIYGLLEGKVVNGKEIQISLTGFMEKNTVKFMKELWTLLISAQNNASGVPQQFLDAKQEEARKKKEEADRFASEIQRKKEKERIDQQEILKKMEEGADKKANSAALEPSTKHMSPRDSNDCYEDERGAEKRIGVKARNKVSRSPNSENSSLSPRERHRSRSISKSPKALRRSISSDRSDRSPPRRPITTVQRHSPEGSTSPRGRSRNSRQRSRSNSQQRSPSPYRRRVRSPYWRRPSPVRRRRSPSPVRRRRSPSPVRRRRSPSPVRRRRSPSPVRRRRSPSPVRRRRSPSPVRRRRSPSPVRRPRSPSPVRRPRSPSPVRRPRSPSPVRRRRSPSPLRRRRSRSPVRRRSPSPVRRAYRRSPLNTRNRYVSPLQHRSPVRSRRSPTPPHRSPSLHDRSSSPIQHGSPSLIRRTSKLQRSPSQSPQERTRSREKISPVPRQSSSYGSLQRELKNGNDSRKRAPDLSPSPVRSRLLSESPPGVRSDSEEKRRRLSSPDESPVRRPREQMTHDVSSGPPRKPREQQLRRGSPDISEDKLIASPAKVRNKEEYSRNRLDNKDLRNKEQEMKSGKSSGRVVPESPDQQQAPTIYKDSLRGEMQNPDEGRKSDEKNRSHSKNSKDSDRHRKTGSVHSSIEKVDHSNRSGIVDSGSEESEKCRGGEKGKRKNKRSERQEVTSDDDYSNDSEIDERKDAKRRKKEEKRSRKEKKRRRREERRRRKEERRAGKMKGKNYSDASASDGEHVGRRELHSNDNEEKEDGQKKLEIELRKKALESLKAKKGISH, from the exons ATGTCTGGTGGGTTTTTCAGG GGTACGTCCGCTGATCAGGACACTAGGTTTTCCAATAAGCAAGCGAAGCTGATGAAATCTCAGAAATTTGCACCTGAATTGGAACATTTG GTCGATATAACGAAGGTGAGTATGGATGTTATGCGCCCGTGGATTGCTAATCGAGTAACGGAGCTTCTCGGATTCGAAGATGAAGTTCTCATCAACTTTATCTATGGTCTTTTGGAAGGAAAG GTGGTGAATGGGAAGGAGATTCAAATCTCGCTTACTGGATTTATGGAGAAAAACACTGTGAAGTTTATGAAAGAGCTTTGGACGCTGCTTATCAGTGCGCAGAACAATGCTAGTGGCGTTCCTCAACAGTTTTTAGATGCCAAACAAGAAGAAGCACGGAAAAAGAAG GAGGAGGCAGACAGGTTTGCAAGTGAAAttcagagaaagaaagagaaggagagGATAGATCAACAAGAGATATTGAAGAAGATG GAAGAAGGGGCTGACAAGAAAGCAAACAGTGCTGCATTGGAGCCAAGCACAAAGCATATGTCGCCAAGGGATTCAAATGATTGTTATGAGGATGAAAGAGGAGCTGAAAAGAGGATTGGTGTGAAGGCAAGGAACAA GGTTTCCAGATCTCCAAATTCTGAAAATTCATCTTTGTCTCCTCG TGAAAGACACCGATCAAGAAGTATTTCCAAGTCACCAAAAGCATTGAGACGATCCATTTCTTCTGATAGGAGTGATCGCTCTCCACCTAGACGGCCTATTACAACTGTTCAGAGGCATTCGCCAGAGGGATCAACCTCCCCAAGAGGAAGATCACGTAATTCCAGGCAAAGATCTAGATCAAATTCCCAACAAAGATCACCCTCTCCGTATCGGCGTAGAGTACGTTCTCCATATTGGCGTAGACCTTCACCTGTCCGGCGCCGCAGATCACCATCACCTGTCCGGCGCCGCAGATCACCATCGCCAGTCCGGCGCCGCAGATCACCATCGCCAGTCCGGCGCCGCAGATCACCTTCGCCAGTCCGGCGCCGTAGATCACCTTCGCCAGTCCGGCGCCGCAGATCACCCTCGCCAGTCCGGCGCCGCAGATCACCCTCGCCTGTTCGACGTCCCAGATCACCCTCGCCTGTGCGACGTCCCAGATCACCCTCACCTGTCCGACGTCCCAGATCACCCTCACCTGTGCGGCGTCGCAGGTCGCCCTCTCCTTTGCGACGTCGCAGATCTCGCTCACCTGTGCGTCGCAGATCACCCTCACCTGTACGACGGGCGTATCGAAGATCCCCATTGAATACACGGAACAGGTATGTGTCTCCCTTGCAACATAGGTCACCAGTTCGCAGCAGGAGGTCACCAACTCCTCCGCATAGGTCTCCGTCTCTGCATGATCGAAGTTCATCTCCTATTCAACATGGTTCCCCCTCGCTAATCAGGAGAACATCAAAGCTTCAGAGATCTCCCTCACAATCTCCTCAAGAAAGAACCAG GTCCCGTGAAAAAATTTCTCCTGTGCCACGCCAGTCTAGCTCGTATGGGTCATTGCAGAGGGAATTAAAGAATGGGAATGATTCGCGTAAAAGAGCACCAGATTTGTCGCCATCACCAGTGAGGTCTCGTTTACTCTCAGAATCTCCACCAGGCGTAAGAAGTGATAGTGAAGAAAAGAG AAGAAGATTATCTAGCCCAGATGAGAGTCCAGTTAGACGACCAAGGGAGCAAATGACTCATGATGTTAGCTCAGGTCCTCCAAGGAAACCAAGAGAACAACAACTTCGTCGTGGAAGTCCAGACATAAGTGAAGA TAAGCTGATAGCCTCTCCTGCTAAGGTTCGTAACAAGGAAGAGTACTCTCGAAACCGTCTGGATAACAAGGACTTAAGAAACAAGGAGCAGGAGATGAAGAG TGGCAAATCTTCTGGGAGGGTGGTTCCTGAAAGTCCTGATCAACAACAGGCTCCAACCATATATAAGGACTCTCTACGTGGTGAGATGCAAAATCCCGATGAGGGTAGAAAGTCTGATGAAAAGAACCGTTCTCATTCAAAAAATTCCAAGGACAGTGATCGGCATCGCAAAACTGGATCTGTGCACTCATCCATTGAAAAGGTTGATCATAGTAATCGAAGTGGTATTGTTGATTCTGGTTCCGAGGAAAGTGAAAAATGCAGAGGTGgggaaaagggaaaaagaaagaataagaGATCAGAGAGGCAAGAAGTTACTTCAGATGATGATTACAGCAATGATTCTGAAATAGATGAGAGGAAGGATGctaaaaggagaaagaaagaggaaaagagatcaaggaaggagaagaagcgcCGAAGACGTGAGGAGCGACGTCGCAGAAAAGAAGAACGTCGTGCAGGGAAGATGAAGGGGAAGAATTACAGTGATGCTTCTGCTTCAGATGGTGAACATGTAGGCAGGAGGGAGCTTCATTCAAATGACAATGAAGAGAAGGAGGATGGTCAGAAGAAACTTGAGATTGAGTTACGCAAGAAGGCTCTTGAATCACTTAAAGCAAAAAAGGGCATTAGTCACTAA